GGCTTATTATTTTATGCATGTTGGGCATATCCTCGTGACAAAGTCAATTCTCATAGAGCTGGAGTATTGTACTTCCATTATCTGTAGATGACATCTTCTCCAGCTTTTGTTTTATGGCATTATCAGTATCTAGAAACAAATAAGTGTTTAAGAGGTATTGCTTAGCAGTGGTTGACTACTCTAGCCATCCACATTACTCTTGATGCAAGTGACTGAAGGTTAAATATTTAAACATTTAAGGATAAAATTTGCAACAGTTAGGGGATGTGTCATATAAGGTTTTTAAGTTGGATACTTATTGATTTGAATCCCATACTAGAGACATTTCTGGGGTGATTACCTGCATTACTGCAGCTTacttttgatcaaaattctAAAGTAAACTATCCGATTTTGATGCATTGACTTTGTGGTTTGCCAAGTGTGGTTTCCGCATAATTTTATGGCAATTTTGTTTGCATAGGATAAGATTGTGATTTTCTTTAGTATCTTGCCTTGTCTTTTATCCCAATTTCGTTACTGCTGCAATACATGCATCTACTTTTACATGTAATATGAAAGTTTCTTACTTCCATTACATGTTTGACAGGTTACTGACCAGAATCTAGATGTGTGGCAAAATTCCTCTGCATGTGTTCCAGATGCCCTGCGCCATTACTATTACCAGTACCTTTCTTCAAGTACAGAAGCTGCTCAGGTACTTCCCAGCTCATTATACATTATGAAAAGTTCTTTTTACATTTATTCTCAAAATAACATCAGATAGATATTAAATCATCTACCTGTTTACCCTCAGCAGAAGGGTGTTTGTACTACCTTGTTTCTTTGTGATTAATCATCTTAGTACAGGTCCAAATTTCTATTGTGTTCCTTATTGCTACTTCAGGAGAATAAAGTGAGCCTGATAGCTTGTTGAAAACAACTTGTGATTAGTTATCTTGCAGGCTTACATTTTTTATAGCTTTGTTTTTTCTGCTAAGATCGTGCTTTCTTCCATACAATGATCTGGACTTTGCACATTTGTACTTATTTGCGGTCAATATCTGTTATGCTTTTTCTTCCTTGTGAATTTGGACTGCCAAATTTTTGCATATTCCCATATGTTTTGCTTTTTATAATTCGCTGCATTGTTTGTGGGGACAGAGTTTTCTTTGTGACAGATATAACATTTCGTATATTCTTATATTATCTGCTTGTGATGACCAAGCACTTGATAATATCTTTTCATAAGATGTTGTTGTATTTGCTGAACTGTTCATTGGTGAGAAGAGCTGTTGTGCTTTGCAGGAGAAAATTACTATGCTTCGTGAAAATGAGTCTCTGCAGAAAGAAAATGATAAGCTGAAGAAGGAAAAACAGTCCTTACTGAAAAGCAAGGATATTGCAGACACCCAAGTGGTGGCATTGATGAAATCCCTTGAAGCTTTCCAGAAGGATATAAAGGACAAGGAAGTTCTGGTGATTATCTTAGACTCTTCGGAAATGTTGCAGCATGTTAAATGCACTCTATTCATGTTTTCTGGACAACATTTTGTCGCAGGTTCAAGAAATGAAGCAGTCTATGGAAAGCCAAAGGAAAGAACTTAATGACTGCAGAGCTGAAATTACTGCACTGAAGATGCACATTGCACGTTCTGGGCAGAATTTGGTATCAAGTGACTCCAAGCATGTGGAGTTACGGTCCTCTGAAAGCTATATGGAAGAAAtaaaattgctggaaaatgagATAGAGAGGTTGAAAGGAACAAATGCCATGAATATTGAACCGACAGAGGCCATTGAGCAAAGTAAAGGAGGAGATGCTGAAGGTGAAGTTCGAGATTCGGTCAAAGCTAGTAGATTAGAATCTCCAGGTCATATCTCCAGAGAGGATTTACGAAGTGAAGATTCTAACTCACAATCTGTGCCAACTGTGGATGCCACCACAAACATATTAGACAAAGTGTCAGAAGGGAAACATTTGTCATTATCAGATGACAATGGTGTCTTTGTTAACAATGAAAAGTTTCTCAAAGGGGTTCATGAAACTCCTATAGAAACTAATGAGCTAATTCTAAGAACTGAAAACATTCCTGTTGATGCTGAAACTACTGTAAGTTCCTTCAGTTTCCTTTTGAATCATGCTTTCTTTGACCTGGAGATATACTTTTCTGAATTGATTTTCTTCCTTACCAGGGATTGGCAACCATACAGGTCCTTTCAGATGCATTGCCTAAAATTGTACCCTATGTATTGATAAACCATCGAGAGGTATGCTTCAGAAGTTGTTGCCATCTgtgttttgattaattttttgatGATACTTTCAGAACAGCTTCTGATATCCCATAGCAATATGGTTTTTCATGGATCACATGATATTGCGTATCTGCAGGAACTCCTTCCCCTGATGATGTGTGCAATTGAGCGCCATCCAGACAGCATGACTCGAGATTCCTTGACCCACACGTTATTCAATTTAATCAAGCGTCCAGATGAACAGCAGAGACGTATTATTATGGATGTTAGTTTCGTAACTATTCTTATCTGtactatacatatatattagaCAAGTTGCTGATGCTGTGACCATGTTCAGGCTTGTGTTACACTTGCCAAGAATGTTGGAGAGATGAGAACAGAAACGGAGTTGCTTCCTCAATGTTGGGAGCAGGTATGCCTTACCACTTCCAGAATGATGGTTCTTAAATTTATTAACGTGTTTTTGGCTGTTTCCAGTCTGATTTGTGAATGATTGATGTGTAGATCAATCATATGTATGAGGAGCGACGTTTGCTGGTTGCTCAATCATGTGGAGAGCTTGCAGAATTTGTCCGTCCAGAGATCCGAGATTCTCTCATCTTATCTATTGTGCAACAGCTGATTGAGGATCCTGCAATAGTTGTTCGTGAGGCTGCTGCTCATAATCTCGCTTTGCTGTTGCCACTCTTCCCCAATATGGATAAATATTTCAAGGTCAGCCTCACTAAATATGCTTCGAGGCTATCATGGAGAAGAAATCTGACTTCACAGAATTGCCTACAATGTAAGCTCCGTGGTCTAGGGAATGGAGCATTTCCCCTGGTCATAGTATGATGACTTACAAGAAACAGTAAGACCAATAAAAAGGAGTTTCTccaataaatatttttatttgttgATAGGTTGAGGAGATGATGTTTCAGTTGGTGTGTGATCCGTCTGGGGTGGTTGTAGAAACTACTATCAAAGAACTGGTTCCTGCTCTAGTAAAGTGGGGTAACAAATTGGATCATGTTTTACAGACTTTGCTTTCCCACATCTTGGGTTCTGTTCAGGTACTAGTCCAGCTTCTCGAACTTGAATGGAACTGCTTTAGTTGTAGCTCTAATATGCTTCTCTATTTTCCAGCATTGTCCACCTCTATCGGGGGTTGAAGGTTCTGTTGAGTCGCATCTTCGTGTTTTAGGTGAAAGAGAACGCTGGAATATTGATGTCTTGTTGCGCTTGCTGACAGAACTGCTCCCATTTTTGCACCAGAAAGCTGTTCAGACTTGCCCATTTGCCTCAGTTTCAAATGGTGTAGGAACTTTCTTCTCTGTTTCCTTGCTCGAACTATATTCTAGGTGAGCTCATGTTTACGTTGTCTCCCTTCCAGATCCAATAGGAAATGGTTCTTCATGTTTTCCATCCACCTTGGGAGTCCAGGAAATCTAGATTTGGTATAAGCTTCTAATTTGAAATTTCTGTTTAGGGGAAATGTGGAGTGGCCTTCATTTGATTGGCTACATATTGACTGCTTTCCTGATTTAATTCAACTGGCCTCTCTATTACCTCAAAAGGAAGACAATTTGAGAAATCGAATCACAAAGGTATTTGAACAGTCCGATCGGGTGCATTTGATTTAATGATTCTTCTGATTTCACTTTGAACTGTTATTGATATGGTGTTTCCTGATGCAGTTTTTGTTAAGGGTATCTGAATTTTATGGGGAAGCTTATTTGACACACATTGTGCTGCCTGTATTCTTGCTAGCAGTGGGTGATGATGGTGATTTGACATATTTCCCCCAGAACACTCATGATAAAATAATAGGTGATTGAATGCTTAAAACCTTCATGACTGCATATTCCTCTTGATTTGAGTTTTGAAGGATAGAGTCATAGTGATGAGTAGTTCCTTTTGTAACAGGTTTGAGACCAAAAACTACAGTATCTGGTAGACTTGCTACCATGGGTGTTCTGCCACTTCTCTTGGCAGGTGTTTTAGGATCCTGGAGCAAGCATGATTACCTCACTGAGTACTTGAGGAAGAAGATGTTTCAGAGCTCTGAGGACGAAATTCGGCCAGCAAAGCCTGAGCTTGTTAATTCTGTTCGCTTCCTTTGGTTGGTTTTGTGATGAAATTTTCACATGTGCTTCCATTGTAATTTACATGTATTCTGTTATTTACTATATATGTCAATGCAGCATGTACGAGGACAATCATAACATGATTTTTGACATCCTTTGGGAAATGGTGGTCAATTCCAATATAGACACGAAAATTTGTGCAGCCAATCTTCTGAAATCAATTGTAGGacctttaattcttgaaaattttcagttcCATTTTGGTTTAGAATGTGTTTATTGAATCTCACCATTCTTTCTCCTAGGTGCCATATCTGGATGCAAAAATTGCTTCAACACATGTTCTGCCTGCTCTTGTTACCCTGGGTTCTGACCAAAATTTGAATGTTAAATATGCAAGTATTGATGCATTTGGAGCTGTAGCACAGCATTATAAAAATGACATGGTATATACCTATATTTTGTTCCAGTTTTACATCCGATTAGATATTGATATCTTTATGTTGGCTGATGAGATATTCTCTCAGATTATTGACAAAATTCGGGTTCAAATGGATGCTTTTCTTGAGGATGGATCGCATGAAGCTACAATAGCTGTTGTCCGTGCATTGGTTGTTGCTGTTCCACATACGACAGACCGACTCAGAGATTATATCCTCTATCATTCTGCTTTGAGCAGTTTATTTTCGTGCTTTAAGTGTCTCTCTTCATTTGCTGTAATCTTAAGTATTCTCTCCTAACCTCTAGTTGTGTGAATGTGGTGAAATCCTTTGTTCTTTAACTCATTGTACATCTCTTGTCCAAGATTTTCCAATTCACAGCCGTGCCACTCCCTTCAAATGATTTGATTCGTCGGCGTGAGAGAGCCAATGCATTTTGTGAAGCCATACGTGCTCTTGATGCAACAGGTTTGCTTCTGTTAATGttatgaattaattttttattttatgtcatTCTCTTCTCCCACATACATGGGAAACAGCAAAGTgaaaaaaattgttcaaaaataAGCATGCAATTTTATAGGGCCATTTCCTTGGGAAGTATATGTTGTTACTGTTTGTGTTCAATACCATTCAAGACTACAAGATGTAAAAGTTTGAACTGTTAGGCTGCAGCCAACTGTGACTGCTAAGCTTGAAGCATTCATAGTTGAGAGGCTGTAGCTGAAGTGGCTGTTGCCTGTTAGATTGTTACCTTTTCTAAAGTGGATGGAATCATACAACCCCTTATCTTCTAGAACTTTCTGTTCTTTTCAAGAATTTGCTGCTAGAATCTCTGGAGATGTTTAATATAGTTTTACTTCCgcaagtttttatggagtacaACTGTCAGCACAAGACGTCTCATTATTATTTTGGAGACAATTTAGTAAAAGCTATGGGTTATTCTTTGAGGTTGGTAGATGCTCCTGAGTGGATGAGATTACAGCAGTAATAACAATTTTGGTATAAAACATTTATATCATGAATGTGGCTTCAAGAAATTGATGATTGTCATGTAACCAACTTTCTACTGTTGATTGTAGTATAAAAAGCTGTGCGCGCCAAATTCTTATAGGGCTTTTTTGCACTTATCATGCTCAACTTTTCTTTCAGATCTTCCTGCTTCAAGTGTTAGGGACTTTCTTTTGCCTGGAATCCAGAATCTGTTGAAGGACACTGATGCCTTGGATCCAGCGCACAAGGAAGCACTTGAAATCATAATGAAGGAGAGGTCTGGCGGAACCTTGGACACTATTAGCAAGGTAATGGGTGCCCATCTAGGTCTACCATCTTCTGTAAGCAGTTTCTTTGGTGAAAGCGGGTTACTGGGGAAAAGGGAAACTGTAGATCAAGCTTTGCCATCACCAGAGCCTGTTCCATCACCACCAGCAGTTGAAGATACAAGACTACGGCGGATCATGAGGGGCAGTTTCACGGATATGCTCAGGGGCAAAGCAAAGGGCAGTGATGACACTCCTCACAGCCAGTGACGAGGCTTTACTTTTGTAGATTTTAAACCATAGGGCCTTAGGCACGTTGGGTGGGTGGTAATGAAGGAAGAATACAAATAGTGTGCGAACTAGTTAAGGATTTCTTTACATTCTTTGGTTCCTGTGACCCATATAAAGTTTGAAATTTTGCAGTTTCTTGAACATAAGTTCATCATTTCTTGCGGAACTATAcatggaaaaaaataaaataaaacaacatTGAATCAGCACAATCCACTACAGGTTTTACATTTCGTGTTTTCTGAGTGGAACGTGCCTTCAGTCCTTTGCCAACCAGTTCAGGAGGCCATTCGTGTTGCTTGAGTTAGAAAATAGACTTCTTGTAACCATTATTTATGACTTGAAGGTCAGAGTTTATTCGCTTTGATATTGTATGTAAAAGGCAACGGTTCTGGTATTTAAAGCAGCACGAAACAAGAGCAACTGCTCTGAGATATACGGCTTAGTTAGTCTGCAATCATACCGTGGCTTGCCATTTGCACCAGCCTTAATGTGGCGTGCTAGTCTCTGATATTCTGTGTGTTCCCCTTTGGCTGCAGGAAACAGGAGGCTCTTCCATGAAAACTTAATAGAGCAAATGCGACCTCAACTAAAATCTAATTTTTGAACTGGCCATGCCTGGTTAATGATTTTTTATTAGTTCTCATTACCATAATTATCGAAGTCAGCTAAAGAATAACAACATGAACACCCTTCGGCCCTTAACTTTTCAATTCCAAACCCAAACGAATTGCTGGAGCCAAGTCTTCTGTGCGCTATTGCGCTTTTGTTGATTTACGTTGTCAGTTAATTGAGAGTCCGTCAACATACTTTTGAGATTAAATCGACTTTTTATAATGCTGGGTCTGCTGGCTGTGCAGTCGGATAATTCTCGGGGACAGCTTCAtcttgatttgacaattttaatcCGAGGACCAAGGAGTGAACTTCCATTGTTCCTTGTCCCAAAATCATATTTCATGATAGATCGCCAACGCGTGCCATGTGCACTAAAGAATACGACTGCTATAGCATGTAAAATTTTGGGTGGCCAACATAAAGGCACCAGGGGAAAGCCAAAAGTATACTCCATCCGTCccattttgatgaaaatacgACTGCTATAGAAATTTTTTCCATAACCATTAACATCCTCCTCATCTTGTTCTACATTCGAGAACAAAGGCCATTAGCAAGGGACTTGATGACGAACGAAAGGCCATTAACAAACAACTGCATCGAGAACAAAATTAAATTGCATCCACACCTAGCCAAGAAGCTCCAACAACTCTTCAAAAAGTCCTCAGGAGCAGGAACTCTAAATTGAAGAATATTAAACCAAACTGTTTTAGTATTAGTTTTCCAATTCTTTTTGATGTCTTGTTTGTCTAGTTTTCTAATTAGATTAGGAAATTTCAAGTCAGTTTTCAAGTATGTTTTGGTTTATAATTGTAtttgttttagaaaattttacagTCTATGAGTACTACTAATCTAGTAggttattatttgaaaaattaaattgaAGAGTCGAGTCGAGTCATAGAAGAGTTGAATTGAAGAGTTAAGTTGAATCTTGAAAGTAGGTTTGAGAGAAAATCTCTTAATTGAAATTTATGAGTTGTCTTGAGCGAAAAATTACGATTTGATATTTTTATTGTTGAGTTTGAGTTAAATACaattattaaaaatttattGAGTATTTgttctcctctttttttttttacatatttttatatgtgcTAAAATTATTTTCGCTGTGTGTGCACGTATTTTTTGTGCCGACAAGTGGTATCAAAACTCTAGATTTTGATCTTGGAACTTGTTCACAAAATTGGGACTTGGATCTTGTTCGTGAAATTGAAGTATGGATCCATACCATTTAGAACATTGTCCTATTTTTATCTTTCatggtaaaaataattttgaaatttggaggttgatgataaaattttttttcaaagataTTGGAGTTTGGAATATTATCCAAAAGAGGTTCACGGAACCTATAGTAGGTACAGAATTATCAAACGATGCAGCTAAACAATTACAGAGAAATAAATAGTTGAATTGCAAGACATTCTACTATCTCAGTACTCAAGTTCAGTTACATGTAgtgaaaaaatttatatatataaaggcAGCAAAGGAtgcttgaaaatttttaataaatttttatagTTATGATGGAGAAGAAATTTATGACGAGAAAcaagaaatagaaaattttgatgaGGCAAAGAACGAAGAAATTGCAGAAATTGTGGATACAATTGAAGATGAAGAGTTtgtgattcaagaagaaatttCACATATggttgagaaaaaaaatgaagtcatTGATGAAATTAAAGATGTGCTTGAAGATCATGACCGCATAGAAATTGTTAATTTTGtcaagattggtgaatttttcgaAGAGAAAAATCACGTGATGGATTTGGTTGAAATCAATTATAAGTTGGACAAATTAATTGAAGGTTGTAGTACTGTTAAAGTTGATGCAGCTGTTAGTgttgaaaaattaaagaaaaaacaTGGTGATATTGAAAATTTCGTTGGTAAAAttatgatttttggaaattttattAATGATATGaatgaattgaattgaattgtgGATTATTTAATGAAAAttggtggatatatttgaatattttgacaAGAGTGATCAAACCAAGAAATTGTTTGAGAACTACAAGTTTCGTCCACTATTGCGCATgaagataaaattaaaaattcattgcaaattggtgttttatgtgtttatacAACGACTGAATTGTCCATGAAAATTCAATTTCATGATAGTATTGGAGATGACAATATTAAGAGTTTGATTTAAGGGAAGTAATGAAGGAAATTAAGCCAAACTATTTTGGTATTAGTTTTATAATTCTTTTTGGTGTCTTATTTGTCTAGTTTCCATATTAAATTAGAAAATCTCAAGTCAGTTTCCAAATAAACTTTGGTTTACAATTGTATTTGTTTTAGGAAACTTTGTAGTCTATAAATACTACCAGTCTAGTAGATTATTATTTGAAAAGTAGAGTTGAAGAGTCGAGTCGAGTTATAGAAGAGTTGAATTAAAGAGTTAAGTTGAGTCTTGAAAAATAGACTTGGGAGAAAATCTCATTGTTATTGTTGAgtttgaattaaataaaattattgaGAATTTGTTAAGTAtttgttcttcttctttctccacatatttttatatgtgcTAAAATTGCTTCCGCTGTGTGCTCGTATTCTTCGTGCCAACATGACGTTGACGCAAGAGAGATGCAAAAAAGCCTCACATGAGTTTGTTTTGGCTCATGAGTCTTCTAACCTTGTAGACTCTTCCTATATAATTGATCGACTACGCAGATTCAACACTGCCTTGAAGAGCAACAGAGGTACAACAAGAATAGTGACCTCTAGTACAAAGTCAGAAAGGGTTCTTGAATGTATTAAGGCTACCGATGAGGTTGAGCGTGATCGAAAGATTAGAGAATACATTGTTTTCGACTTTGGTGATGATTATGGCAAGAGGGGTTATTCAGATCTAGATGACGACGAGTTCTTTTACGGAAATTTGGATCCCAGCCTCACTGATAACGTAGTTGTGTTTGACAACATCTGTCTCACCGAAATTGAGGATAGAAAGTATCGAAGAGATGAGATATTTACGCTGTCACCATTGACAAAAGAAGATTTGGAGTTTTTTACTTCTCAAGCGGAAAAATCTTCATCCACGATCTCTGGTTTCTTGGGTAATAGTTGCAATCCTACGTCATGTGCATTTTTCaagttttattaattttgtGAGTTACCACTTCTTTTTATTTCCAAAAGTAGTAAGAGTACAATTCTTTCTTTGTTTCATAATGTTACCTTCATGCAAGCGCCGCCCAAGCTTAGCTAATGATTTCAAGAAGCAAATGCTTTCGTTTTTCTTGAATCAAATCTCAATTCGATTTTGTTTTGCAATTTTGTGCCCAATTCGTTTTTCATTGTGGAGAATTACACGAGTAAAATAGTAATGGCACTTTGCTTCCTCCGTGAATGagaacaagaaaaataataaccCCTACTTAACGGCAAAAACATGAAAATTCCATTACTTGCATCGCTACCTGTCAAATTGACACATTCCAATTGCGGACACAGAAATATTTTGCTCTTTTAGTGCAAATTCAATTTTAAGAAGCATATATGTGGGAATATTACATACGCATAAACTACAATGGGATGAATTGTGTATTTCTGAAGTAAAGGAGCCCGAAAAGCTTCAAAATCAACAGATATTTCATGCATCGTAAAGATGTCGATGTTAATGATATGCAAGTCAGTAACAGATGCCAGGGACAACTTGGAACGGGG
This sequence is a window from Coffea eugenioides isolate CCC68of chromosome 7, Ceug_1.0, whole genome shotgun sequence. Protein-coding genes within it:
- the LOC113778349 gene encoding RAB11-binding protein RELCH homolog encodes the protein MDVEKSSLCNCVVNFLLEENYLLTAFELLHELLDDGRDDHAIRLKEFFSDPSRFPPDQISRLNSLRVADPQSLLDEKEALEEKLALSQYELRLAQEDVLKLKTELENRSKGTLGERSETNLDASADVQRQRNDASFLDLGSLKDNERQDLNCAVKEYLLFAGYRLTAMTFYEEVTDQNLDVWQNSSACVPDALRHYYYQYLSSSTEAAQEKITMLRENESLQKENDKLKKEKQSLLKSKDIADTQVVALMKSLEAFQKDIKDKEVLVQEMKQSMESQRKELNDCRAEITALKMHIARSGQNLVSSDSKHVELRSSESYMEEIKLLENEIERLKGTNAMNIEPTEAIEQSKGGDAEGEVRDSVKASRLESPGHISREDLRSEDSNSQSVPTVDATTNILDKVSEGKHLSLSDDNGVFVNNEKFLKGVHETPIETNELILRTENIPVDAETTGLATIQVLSDALPKIVPYVLINHREELLPLMMCAIERHPDSMTRDSLTHTLFNLIKRPDEQQRRIIMDACVTLAKNVGEMRTETELLPQCWEQINHMYEERRLLVAQSCGELAEFVRPEIRDSLILSIVQQLIEDPAIVVREAAAHNLALLLPLFPNMDKYFKVEEMMFQLVCDPSGVVVETTIKELVPALVKWGNKLDHVLQTLLSHILGSVQHCPPLSGVEGSVESHLRVLGERERWNIDVLLRLLTELLPFLHQKAVQTCPFASVSNGVGTFFSVSLLELYSRGNVEWPSFDWLHIDCFPDLIQLASLLPQKEDNLRNRITKFLLRVSEFYGEAYLTHIVLPVFLLAVGDDGDLTYFPQNTHDKIIGLRPKTTVSGRLATMGVLPLLLAGVLGSWSKHDYLTEYLRKKMFQSSEDEIRPAKPELVNSVRFLCMYEDNHNMIFDILWEMVVNSNIDTKICAANLLKSIVPYLDAKIASTHVLPALVTLGSDQNLNVKYASIDAFGAVAQHYKNDMIIDKIRVQMDAFLEDGSHEATIAVVRALVVAVPHTTDRLRDYLLSKIFQFTAVPLPSNDLIRRRERANAFCEAIRALDATDLPASSVRDFLLPGIQNLLKDTDALDPAHKEALEIIMKERSGGTLDTISKVMGAHLGLPSSVSSFFGESGLLGKRETVDQALPSPEPVPSPPAVEDTRLRRIMRGSFTDMLRGKAKGSDDTPHSQ